The following coding sequences are from one Spea bombifrons isolate aSpeBom1 chromosome 13, aSpeBom1.2.pri, whole genome shotgun sequence window:
- the GSS gene encoding glutathione synthetase: MAALWTDVFADPQILEELRPIAIDKALLQGVLMRTKDDPNSSEVVNFAPFTLLPSPVPKALFDQAKSVQEDFNLLVDRISQDPLFLEQTLSSTMKVDDFIKRLFEIYRHVQDEGLVQSVFLGINRSDYMFDCRENGTSLKQIEINTIAASFGGLTSRTPAVHQHVLNTLGKTEEASKILPNNPSFGITNGIAKAWELYGSEKAVVMFLVETTQRNIFDHRYIENELWNRNIRVIRRRLRDVFERGSLNAERCLLVDGYEVAVAYFRTGYMPQDYNEQDWEARLLMERSKAVKCPDIATQLVGTKKVQQELSRPLTLEKFLPDQPEAVARIRETFAGLYTLDIGEEGDKTVKIALSDPEQFVLKPQREGGGNNIYGEEIREVLEKVKDSVERTSYILMDKIKPQPVKNCLLKANGRLQVSECISELGMFGVYVRHGKETVLNEGVGHLLRTKATEHADGGVAAGVAVLDNPYLV, encoded by the exons atggCTGCTCTCTGGACTGACGTCTTCGCTGATCCACAGATCCTTGAAGAGCTGAGACCCATAGCCATCGACAAAGCTCTACTTCAGGGAGTCCTCATGAGGACGAAGGATGACCCCAATTCATCAGAA GTGGTGAATTTTGCCCCATTTACACTGCTTCCCTCTCCTGTGCCCAAAGCGCTCTTTGACCAAGCCAAGTCTGTCCAAGAGGATTTCAACCTCCTGGTTGATCGCATTAGCCAGGACCCCTTATTCTTGGAACAGACTCTTTCCAG CACCATGAAGGTCGATGACTTCATAAAACGACTTTTTGAGATCTACAGGCATGTTCAGGATGAAGGGTTGGTTCAG tcTGTGTTTTTAGGCATTAATCGCTCCGATTACATGTTTGACTGCCGAGAAAATGGGACATCATTGAAGCAAATAGAGATTAACACCATCGCGGCCAGCTTTGGGGGTCTGACCTCGAGGACCCCTGCTGTGCATCA ACATGTATTGAATACCTTGGGTAAGACGGAAGAGGCGTCTAAAATACTTCCGAACAATCCGTCGTTTGGGATCACCAACGGTATTGCAAAAGCCTGGGAACTCTATGGCTCTGAAAA GGCTGTTGTCATGTTTTTGGTTGAAACCACGCAGAGAAACATATTTGATCACCGATATATTGAAAATGAGCTTTGGAACAG GAATATCCGGGTCATCAGGAGGCGTCTAAGAGATGTGTTTGAGAGAGGATCTTTAAATGCAGAGAGGTGCCTCTTGGT AGATGGATACGAGGTTGCAGTGGCTTATTTCAGAACTGGTTACATGCCCCAAGACTACAATGAGCAG GATTGGGAAGCCCGCCTCCTGATGGAGAGATCCAAAGCTGTGAAGTGCCCGGATATTGCCACTCAGCTGGTTGGCACAAAAAAGGTCCAGCAGGAACTCAGCCGCCCGCTTACTCTGGAGAAATTCCTACCGGATCAACCGGAAGCAGTTGCCCGGATAAGAGAGACCTTCGCGGGGTTGTACACGTTGGATATT GGTGAAGAAGGAGATAAAACGGTGAAAATCGCTCTTTCGGACCCGGAACAGTTTGTGCTGAAGCCGCAGAGAGAAGGTGGAG GGAACAATATCTACGGTGAGGAGATAAGAGAAGTGCTGGAAAAGGTTAAAGACAGCGTTGAGCGGACCTCCTATATTCTGATGGATAAAATCAAACCGCAGCCTGTAAAGAATTGCCTCCTGAAGGCCAACGGCCGGTTGCAGGTTTCCGAGTGCATCAGCGAGCTGGGCATGTTTGGCGTCTACGTGAG GCACGGCAAAGAAACGGTCCTTAACGAAGGAGTCGGGCATCTTCTTCGGACCAAGGCTACGGAGCATGCGGACGGCGGCGTGGCAGCAGGGGTGGCCGTTCTGGACAACCCTTACCTCGTGTAA